A single region of the Salipaludibacillus sp. LMS25 genome encodes:
- a CDS encoding mechanosensitive ion channel family protein has product MNELIANVTWENLAIAACIFSVVLLLRKVMTTYVFKLILALSRKAPTDLMTNILLAFEKPIRLLFVFIGLYAALRYLPFPADYNRLFLQLIRTLIIVHLSWGLFNLSASSSQVFTKIGEKLDVEVDDILLPFLSKLVRFAIVAMTLSIIADEWGYNVSGFVAGLGLGGLAFALAAQDSIGNFFGGVVIITEKPFTLGDWVKTPSVEGVVEDITFRSTKIRTFADSVVVVPNSTLANEPIENWAKMRKRQISFNLGVMYATPNEKLERCVERIESYLRSRADIDQEIIIVKFNEFNHSSLDIMIYFFTVPTAWLDYMEIKQEVNLKILDILNEEEVTVAFPSRSIYMEKQADEMEKEQGMDVRDNEAK; this is encoded by the coding sequence ATGAATGAGTTGATAGCAAATGTGACGTGGGAAAACTTAGCGATAGCTGCCTGCATTTTTTCTGTTGTATTACTTTTAAGAAAAGTGATGACAACGTATGTGTTTAAATTGATTTTAGCTTTATCTCGAAAAGCGCCAACCGACCTTATGACGAACATTTTATTGGCCTTTGAAAAACCAATTAGGCTGTTGTTTGTCTTTATCGGCCTTTATGCTGCTTTAAGGTATTTGCCATTTCCAGCAGACTATAATCGTCTCTTTTTACAACTCATACGAACGTTAATTATTGTGCATTTATCTTGGGGACTCTTTAATTTATCTGCCAGTAGTTCACAAGTTTTTACTAAGATTGGAGAAAAATTAGATGTTGAAGTGGATGATATTTTACTTCCGTTTTTATCGAAACTTGTGCGTTTTGCCATTGTCGCCATGACACTAAGCATTATTGCAGATGAGTGGGGGTATAATGTCAGTGGCTTTGTGGCAGGTTTAGGCTTAGGTGGGCTAGCATTCGCTTTAGCAGCACAAGACTCTATCGGCAATTTTTTCGGTGGTGTTGTCATCATCACGGAAAAGCCGTTTACACTCGGTGATTGGGTTAAAACCCCGTCTGTTGAAGGTGTTGTGGAAGATATTACGTTTAGAAGTACAAAAATCAGGACATTCGCTGACTCTGTTGTCGTTGTTCCTAATTCAACGTTAGCTAATGAACCTATTGAAAACTGGGCTAAAATGCGAAAAAGACAAATTTCATTTAATTTAGGTGTCATGTACGCCACACCAAACGAGAAGTTAGAGCGGTGTGTTGAGCGGATAGAATCCTATTTGCGTAGCAGAGCAGACATTGATCAGGAAATTATTATTGTAAAATTTAATGAATTTAATCATAGTAGTTTAGATATTATGATCTATTTCTTTACGGTTCCTACTGCTTGGCTAGACTATATGGAGATAAAACAAGAAGTGAATTTAAAAATATTAGATATTTTAAACGAGGAAGAGGTGACAGTCGCTTTTCCGAGCAGAAGTATCTATATGGAAAAGCAGGCTGATGAGATGGAAAAAGAACAGGGCATGGACGTGCGAGATAACGAAGCTAAATAA
- a CDS encoding HAD family hydrolase gives MSFLGSFVQIERIRQEFEDTFTVISSTVPAFGRNSGELSVPGIHKAAAIENVIKHLKIKKENTFAYGDGLNDLEMIEFVHYSIAMGNAIDTLKKAANDVTDTPDNVGIYNSFKKYGLS, from the coding sequence ATGTCCTTTTTGGGCTCTTTCGTACAGATAGAAAGAATTCGGCAAGAATTTGAAGACACCTTTACCGTTATCTCTAGCACTGTCCCTGCGTTCGGTAGGAATAGTGGCGAATTATCAGTTCCTGGGATCCATAAGGCCGCAGCTATTGAAAACGTGATAAAACATTTAAAAATAAAGAAAGAAAATACCTTTGCCTATGGCGATGGGTTAAACGATTTAGAAATGATTGAATTCGTTCACTATAGCATTGCAATGGGGAATGCCATAGACACACTAAAAAAAGCTGCTAATGATGTTACCGATACACCTGATAATGTTGGCATTTATAATAGCTTTAAAAAGTACGGTTTAAGCTAA
- a CDS encoding N-acetyldiaminopimelate deacetylase, translated as MSLHERLVTRRRALHQIPEKGFEEIKTQQFILNIVKQCPDDYVSYKTWKTGVFVFIAGKDGSKTIGYRTDMDGLPISEETACSFSSIHEGMMHACGHDVHMSIALALVEHFSVEQPNHNLVFIFQPAEEGPGGAKPMLASEEFQEWKPQEIYALHIAPELPVKTMATKPGILFANTSELFIDLHGKGGHAAYPHLTEDMVVAASHLVTQLQTIVARHVAPLDSAVVTIGKIEGGTKQNIIAEHARVEGTIRTLSRGAMEDIKERIEGIAKGIESSFKCHLTIDYGANYCQVYNDEDITHELIDFARTSDHLIFEPCEKAMTGEDFGYFLEEIPGAMFWLGVESEAGLHSAKLNASEEALLPAVQFLKEWLGRR; from the coding sequence ATGTCATTACACGAGCGCCTGGTGACCCGTCGCCGGGCGCTTCATCAAATTCCTGAAAAGGGTTTTGAGGAGATAAAAACTCAGCAATTCATTTTAAATATCGTTAAACAGTGTCCTGATGATTATGTATCGTACAAAACATGGAAGACGGGCGTCTTCGTGTTTATAGCTGGAAAGGACGGTAGTAAAACGATCGGTTATAGGACGGATATGGACGGCTTACCGATTAGTGAAGAAACGGCATGCTCCTTTTCTTCCATCCATGAAGGCATGATGCATGCGTGTGGGCATGACGTGCATATGTCAATCGCATTAGCGCTTGTTGAGCATTTCTCTGTTGAGCAACCCAATCACAACCTTGTCTTTATATTTCAGCCTGCTGAAGAAGGGCCAGGGGGAGCTAAACCGATGTTAGCATCTGAAGAGTTCCAAGAATGGAAACCACAAGAAATATATGCTCTTCATATCGCGCCGGAGCTCCCGGTGAAAACAATGGCCACAAAGCCAGGGATTTTGTTTGCTAATACGAGTGAATTATTTATAGATTTACATGGTAAGGGTGGTCATGCCGCTTATCCTCACTTAACTGAAGATATGGTGGTAGCTGCCAGTCATTTAGTGACGCAACTACAGACAATTGTAGCACGGCATGTGGCGCCACTTGATTCGGCAGTGGTAACGATTGGGAAAATCGAAGGTGGAACGAAACAAAACATTATTGCTGAACATGCGCGAGTTGAAGGAACGATCCGTACGTTGTCACGCGGTGCTATGGAAGATATTAAAGAGCGCATTGAAGGCATAGCTAAAGGGATTGAATCAAGCTTCAAGTGCCATTTAACAATTGATTACGGTGCTAATTACTGCCAAGTGTACAATGATGAGGATATAACTCATGAGCTCATTGACTTTGCTCGTACATCAGATCATCTAATATTTGAGCCATGTGAAAAGGCAATGACAGGCGAAGATTTTGGTTACTTTCTTGAAGAAATTCCTGGAGCTATGTTCTGGCTTGGGGTAGAGAGTGAAGCTGGTCTACATTCAGCTAAATTAAATGCCAGTGAAGAGGCGTTGCTTCCCGCCGTTCAGTTTTTAAAGGAATGGTTAGGGAGACGCTAA
- a CDS encoding YkuS family protein, with translation MPKVGVEPSLKDVEQALQAKGYDVISLQNQEDAAQCDCCVVSGQQENMMGIQDTNTQSAVISAQGLTANEVCERVEQSIKH, from the coding sequence ATGCCAAAAGTTGGTGTAGAACCATCTTTAAAAGATGTGGAGCAAGCTCTCCAGGCCAAAGGATACGATGTAATATCTTTGCAAAATCAAGAGGATGCAGCTCAATGTGATTGTTGTGTCGTATCTGGTCAACAAGAAAACATGATGGGTATACAAGATACGAATACACAGTCAGCAGTTATTTCAGCTCAAGGCTTAACCGCAAATGAAGTGTGTGAACGAGTAGAGCAATCTATCAAACATTAA
- the dapD gene encoding 2,3,4,5-tetrahydropyridine-2,6-dicarboxylate N-acetyltransferase: MKQMDANEIISFISNSEKSTPVKVHIKGDLEGIDFGNETKSFIQGHTGVLFGEWKAIQQAIKDNEAKVEDFVVENDRRNSAIPLLDMKNIHARIEPGAFIRDQVDIGDSAVIMMGASINIGSVIGEGTMIDMNAVLGGRATVGKNCHIGAGAVLAGVIEPPSAKPVIIEDGVVVGANAVVLEGVTVGKGAVVAAGAIVTEDVPPNTVVAGTPAKVIKEIDEKTKGKTEIKQELRKLSE; this comes from the coding sequence ATGAAACAAATGGATGCAAATGAAATTATCAGTTTTATCTCAAATAGTGAGAAATCAACACCCGTAAAAGTACATATTAAAGGTGACTTGGAAGGAATTGATTTCGGCAACGAGACGAAATCATTTATTCAGGGTCATACAGGTGTCTTGTTCGGTGAATGGAAGGCAATTCAACAGGCGATTAAAGACAATGAAGCAAAAGTAGAGGACTTTGTCGTGGAGAATGATCGTCGGAATTCAGCTATCCCTTTACTAGATATGAAAAATATCCATGCTCGTATTGAACCAGGTGCTTTCATTCGAGATCAGGTTGACATTGGTGACTCTGCTGTGATCATGATGGGTGCCTCCATAAATATTGGCTCTGTCATCGGCGAGGGAACGATGATTGACATGAACGCTGTTCTTGGTGGACGGGCAACAGTAGGGAAGAATTGTCATATTGGTGCGGGGGCTGTATTAGCAGGTGTTATCGAGCCGCCATCAGCTAAGCCGGTTATTATTGAAGACGGTGTCGTCGTTGGCGCTAATGCTGTTGTTCTAGAAGGGGTGACGGTTGGCAAAGGGGCTGTTGTTGCAGCGGGTGCTATCGTCACGGAAGATGTACCGCCTAATACTGTAGTGGCAGGAACACCGGCAAAAGTCATTAAAGAAATCGATGAGAAAACCAAAGGGAAAACAGAAATAAAGCAAGAGCTTAGAAAGCTAAGTGAGTGA
- a CDS encoding TrkA family potassium uptake protein, with protein sequence MKKQFAVIGLGRFGGSICKSLSEQGMEVLAIDTNEDKVNEFASIATHAVVADTTEENTLKSLGIRNFDHVVVAIGDNIQSSILTTLMLVEQGVNHITVKAQNDYHEKVLNKIGAHKVVHPERDMGVRIAHNIVSKNVLDYLELSDEYSIVELEAGQIVNNRTLIDLDIRANYGCNVMAIKRDEEINVSPSADEVLRYGDIIIVIGADKDITRMEKDLFDEED encoded by the coding sequence ATGAAAAAACAATTTGCTGTTATAGGACTAGGGCGTTTTGGTGGGAGTATATGCAAATCGTTAAGTGAGCAGGGGATGGAAGTGCTTGCGATCGATACAAACGAAGATAAGGTAAATGAGTTTGCATCCATTGCCACACATGCTGTAGTAGCTGATACGACCGAGGAAAATACTTTGAAAAGCCTAGGGATTAGAAATTTTGATCATGTAGTAGTTGCTATCGGAGACAATATACAATCAAGCATACTCACCACATTAATGCTTGTAGAACAAGGTGTGAACCATATTACAGTGAAAGCTCAAAACGATTATCATGAGAAAGTGCTGAATAAGATTGGTGCTCATAAAGTAGTTCATCCAGAGCGTGATATGGGTGTGAGAATTGCTCATAATATTGTCTCAAAAAATGTCCTTGATTACTTGGAATTATCTGATGAGTACAGTATTGTTGAATTAGAAGCGGGTCAAATAGTTAACAATCGCACATTGATAGATTTAGACATTCGGGCTAATTACGGATGTAATGTTATGGCAATAAAGCGCGATGAGGAGATTAATGTTTCTCCATCTGCTGATGAAGTACTAAGGTATGGTGATATTATCATAGTGATCGGGGCGGACAAAGATATTACCAGGATGGAAAAAGATTTATTTGATGAAGAAGATTAA
- a CDS encoding mechanosensitive ion channel family protein, producing the protein MQPWIQSINWSEIGTKALTVSFQLVGILIVFLIIRAVGKKFIATSFKKMRSQRNISHGRVQTLEKLASNVFSYMLLFIVITLIVGVFEYNIAPLIAGAGIVGLAIGFGAQGIVSDIVTGFFILLERQLEVDEYVTVAGLDGIVEEVGLRTTRLRGFDGTVHYIPNREISSLSNHSRSNMRALVDMSISYDDNIDEAMEVMQKVCDRIAAEEELIKEGPHVVGVQNLGDSDVVIRVIAQTANMEQWAIERRLRKEMKEALDAHGIEIPFPHQVNLRKEAN; encoded by the coding sequence ATGCAGCCATGGATTCAATCGATTAATTGGTCTGAAATCGGGACGAAAGCGTTGACTGTTTCATTTCAATTAGTTGGTATCCTCATTGTTTTCCTTATTATTCGTGCTGTTGGCAAGAAATTTATTGCTACAAGCTTTAAAAAAATGCGTTCTCAGCGTAACATTTCTCACGGACGAGTTCAAACATTAGAAAAACTCGCTTCAAATGTGTTTTCATATATGTTACTTTTTATCGTTATTACTCTTATAGTGGGCGTATTTGAATATAATATAGCGCCATTAATTGCCGGTGCAGGTATTGTTGGTTTAGCCATCGGTTTTGGTGCTCAAGGCATAGTCAGCGATATCGTTACTGGCTTCTTCATTCTCCTAGAACGCCAATTAGAAGTAGATGAATATGTCACGGTCGCTGGGCTCGATGGTATTGTAGAAGAAGTAGGTTTACGCACGACACGTTTAAGAGGATTTGATGGAACTGTTCATTACATTCCAAACCGAGAAATCAGCAGTCTTAGTAACCATTCTCGTTCGAATATGAGAGCATTAGTGGATATGAGTATTAGTTACGACGATAATATTGACGAGGCAATGGAAGTGATGCAAAAAGTGTGTGACAGGATAGCCGCGGAAGAAGAGCTCATTAAAGAAGGGCCGCATGTTGTGGGTGTGCAAAATTTAGGTGATAGTGACGTTGTCATCCGCGTTATTGCCCAAACAGCTAACATGGAGCAATGGGCTATTGAGCGCCGCCTAAGAAAAGAAATGAAGGAAGCACTCGATGCTCATGGTATTGAAATCCCGTTCCCTCATCAAGTTAACTTACGTAAAGAAGCGAATTAA
- a CDS encoding peroxiredoxin — MSEKRMVAKQAPRFEMDAVMANKEFGKVSLEDNMKQDKWTVLFFYPMDFTFVCPTEITSLSDRYDEFEDLDAEVIGVSTDTIHTHLAWINTDRDDNGLGDLKYPLAADTNHTVSRDYGVLIEEEGVALRGLFIISPEGELMYAVVNHNNIGRDVDETLRVLQALQTGGLCPANWKPGQDTLTV; from the coding sequence ATGTCAGAAAAGCGTATGGTTGCTAAACAAGCACCACGATTTGAGATGGATGCTGTGATGGCAAATAAAGAGTTTGGAAAAGTGAGTCTTGAAGACAATATGAAGCAGGACAAATGGACAGTTCTCTTTTTCTATCCAATGGACTTTACGTTCGTATGTCCAACGGAAATTACATCATTAAGTGACCGTTACGATGAATTTGAGGACTTAGATGCTGAGGTTATCGGAGTGTCTACGGATACGATTCATACCCACTTAGCGTGGATTAACACAGATCGTGATGATAACGGACTAGGTGATTTAAAATATCCTTTAGCTGCAGATACGAATCACACAGTTTCTCGTGATTATGGGGTACTTATTGAGGAAGAAGGCGTAGCACTTCGCGGTTTATTCATTATTAGCCCTGAAGGTGAATTAATGTACGCTGTTGTGAACCATAATAATATTGGTCGTGATGTGGACGAGACATTACGTGTCCTACAGGCCTTGCAAACTGGCGGTTTATGCCCGGCTAACTGGAAGCCTGGTCAAGATACGCTTACAGTTTAA
- a CDS encoding HD-GYP domain-containing protein, with amino-acid sequence MRYVAIDKVEQGEKLGKHIFSSDGRILLSEGITLTVGLISKLRHMGVNTIFVKDDRFADVEVEEPISEGTKRKAIATLAQSIQYIQEDKPIDGKAISESVEDILNDVLANSDILIHLTEIRTEDNALFVHSVNVCMMSCIIGVQLGLNRKRIQELAVGALLHDIGKLVGEVKPTDIPTGYEHEEDLMNHHAWKGFNVLRKSQEVSTLSAHIALTHHENVDGTGEPRGMTEEDIHFLAKIVAVVNDYDHLISNIKKNGGLFPHEACERIMSLTESRYDHKVVVKFLRCVAFFPTGTQVKLSNGAIGIVTEQHKGLPQRPKIRTFQKEGEHFIFNEVDLAKETTMFITKVYS; translated from the coding sequence ATGAGATACGTAGCTATCGACAAGGTTGAACAAGGGGAAAAACTGGGGAAACATATTTTTTCAAGTGATGGAAGGATTTTGCTTAGTGAAGGCATTACGTTAACTGTAGGACTTATATCTAAATTAAGACATATGGGAGTAAATACTATTTTTGTTAAAGATGATAGATTTGCTGACGTAGAAGTGGAGGAGCCAATATCTGAAGGAACAAAACGAAAAGCGATTGCCACGTTAGCACAGTCGATACAATATATCCAAGAAGATAAACCGATCGACGGAAAGGCCATTAGTGAGTCAGTGGAAGATATTCTCAATGACGTGCTGGCTAATTCAGATATTCTCATTCATTTAACGGAAATTAGAACGGAAGATAACGCATTATTTGTTCACTCCGTTAACGTATGTATGATGTCATGTATAATAGGCGTACAACTAGGTCTCAATAGGAAGCGCATCCAAGAGCTTGCTGTTGGTGCGTTACTTCATGATATCGGTAAGCTCGTAGGAGAGGTGAAGCCAACTGACATTCCTACAGGTTATGAACATGAAGAAGACCTTATGAATCATCACGCATGGAAAGGGTTTAATGTTTTAAGGAAATCACAAGAAGTGAGTACACTTTCAGCTCACATTGCCTTGACACATCATGAAAATGTGGATGGTACTGGTGAACCGAGAGGTATGACTGAAGAAGATATTCATTTTTTAGCTAAAATTGTAGCTGTTGTTAATGATTATGATCATCTTATTTCCAATATTAAAAAAAATGGTGGGTTATTTCCTCACGAAGCTTGTGAGAGAATAATGAGTTTAACAGAGTCTCGCTACGATCATAAAGTTGTTGTTAAATTTTTACGATGTGTTGCTTTTTTCCCTACTGGCACCCAGGTTAAATTAAGTAATGGCGCCATTGGTATTGTGACTGAACAGCATAAAGGGTTGCCACAACGTCCTAAAATACGGACTTTCCAAAAGGAGGGGGAACATTTTATATTTAATGAAGTGGATTTAGCAAAAGAAACAACTATGTTTATTACAAAAGTCTATTCATAA